Proteins from a genomic interval of Kitasatospora kifunensis:
- a CDS encoding LLM class flavin-dependent oxidoreductase, with the protein MPVEFLGIAATSDGSETTARSTEAFDRDYTLRLGRAHEEHGWDRVLFAYGSGSPDPAPGAAFLATKLDRLQILLAHRPNVSSPTFAAKTFATLDQISQGRLTVHFITGGNDHEQQREGDFLTKDQRYDRTREYIRIVKQAWTSREPFDHEGEYYRFNDFVADVFPVQQPRPGVSFGGSSEAAYAAGGAEADIYCLWGEPLAETAAQIERVKQAAAAAGRQETPRIQVAFRPIIAPTEELAWEKAHRTVERINARKAGGELVRRRGSGGSGAGAPENTGSQRLVAIAEAGERYDRALWTPTAAATGGAGNSNALVGTPETVAQALLDYYDLGVDILSARGYHLLNDAIDFGRYVIPIVREEVAKRDAEREAERARKADAAERDRQQLIAVQA; encoded by the coding sequence ATGCCCGTCGAGTTCCTCGGTATCGCCGCCACCAGCGACGGCTCGGAGACCACCGCCCGCAGCACCGAAGCCTTCGACCGCGACTACACGCTGCGGCTGGGCCGCGCCCACGAGGAGCACGGCTGGGACCGGGTGCTCTTCGCCTACGGCTCCGGTTCGCCCGACCCGGCGCCGGGCGCCGCCTTCCTGGCCACCAAGCTCGACCGGCTGCAGATCCTGCTGGCCCACCGGCCCAACGTCTCCTCCCCGACCTTCGCCGCCAAGACCTTCGCCACCCTGGACCAGATCAGCCAGGGCCGGCTCACCGTGCACTTCATCACCGGCGGCAACGACCACGAGCAGCAGCGCGAGGGCGACTTCCTGACCAAGGACCAGCGCTACGACCGCACCCGGGAGTACATCCGGATCGTCAAGCAGGCCTGGACCAGCCGCGAGCCCTTCGACCACGAGGGGGAGTACTACCGCTTCAACGACTTCGTGGCGGACGTCTTCCCCGTCCAGCAGCCGCGCCCCGGCGTCTCGTTCGGCGGCTCCTCGGAGGCGGCGTACGCGGCCGGCGGGGCCGAGGCGGACATCTACTGCCTCTGGGGTGAGCCGCTGGCCGAGACCGCGGCACAGATCGAACGGGTCAAGCAGGCCGCTGCCGCCGCCGGGCGCCAGGAGACGCCGCGGATCCAGGTGGCGTTCCGGCCGATCATCGCGCCCACCGAGGAGCTGGCCTGGGAGAAGGCGCACCGGACGGTGGAGCGGATCAACGCCCGCAAGGCGGGCGGGGAGTTGGTGCGCCGCCGGGGCAGCGGCGGCAGCGGTGCCGGGGCCCCCGAAAACACAGGGTCGCAGCGGCTGGTGGCCATCGCCGAGGCCGGCGAGCGCTACGACCGGGCGCTGTGGACCCCGACCGCGGCTGCCACCGGCGGGGCCGGCAACTCCAACGCCCTGGTCGGCACGCCCGAGACGGTGGCCCAGGCGCTGCTCGACTACTACGACCTGGGCGTGGACATCCTCTCGGCGCGCGGCTACCACCTGCTGAACGACGCGATCGACTTCGGCCGGTACGTGATCCCGATCGTCCGCGAGGAGGTCGCCAAGCGGGACGCCGAGCGCGAGGCCGAACGGGCCCGCAAGGCGGACGCCGCCGAGCGGGACCGCCAGCAGCTGATCGCGGTCCAGGCGTGA
- a CDS encoding amino acid ABC transporter permease, translating to MATSHKVLPATGPPPTAPQPAPPPLVGRLPLAGQLPVTELPIVRRRRPAQWLTTALVLLVLAMVANSIVRNPRFQWDVVGSYLTTDAVLHGLTLTIWLTAATMVLGFTLGTLLAAARIWGNLLLRTLSWGYVWLFRSIPPLVQLLLWFNLGALYPTLGLGIPFGPEFLTVKTVHLFGPVLTSVIGLTLLEAGFAAEVVRGGILSVDHGQLEAAQSLGLGRFRVMRRIVLPQAMRSIVPTAGNMMVGLLKSTSIVSVLAVQDLLYSVQLIYNQTYQVIPLLLVATLWYLLLTTLLSVLQYYLERHFARGSTRGQLPPTPLARLRARLSRLRTAVDAAPEARA from the coding sequence ATGGCCACCTCACACAAGGTCCTGCCCGCCACCGGCCCGCCGCCCACCGCTCCCCAGCCCGCCCCTCCCCCGCTGGTGGGCCGACTCCCGCTCGCCGGCCAACTCCCGGTCACCGAACTGCCGATCGTCCGCCGCCGGCGCCCGGCCCAGTGGTTGACCACCGCGCTCGTCCTGCTGGTGCTGGCGATGGTGGCCAACTCGATCGTGCGCAACCCGCGCTTCCAGTGGGACGTGGTCGGCTCCTACCTGACCACCGACGCGGTGCTGCACGGCCTGACCCTCACGATCTGGCTGACCGCGGCCACCATGGTGCTCGGCTTCACTCTCGGCACCCTGCTGGCAGCCGCCAGGATCTGGGGCAACCTGCTGCTGCGAACCCTGAGTTGGGGATACGTCTGGCTGTTCAGGTCGATCCCGCCGCTGGTCCAGCTGCTGCTCTGGTTCAACCTCGGCGCGCTCTATCCCACGCTCGGCCTCGGCATCCCGTTCGGGCCGGAGTTCCTCACCGTCAAGACGGTCCACCTGTTCGGCCCGGTGCTCACCTCGGTGATCGGGCTGACCCTGCTGGAGGCCGGTTTCGCGGCCGAGGTGGTGCGCGGCGGCATCCTCTCGGTCGACCACGGGCAGTTGGAGGCCGCGCAGTCGCTGGGGCTCGGCCGGTTTCGGGTGATGCGCCGGATCGTGCTGCCGCAGGCGATGCGCTCGATCGTGCCGACCGCGGGCAACATGATGGTCGGGCTGCTCAAGAGCACCAGCATCGTCAGCGTGCTCGCGGTCCAGGACCTGCTCTACTCGGTGCAATTGATCTACAACCAGACCTACCAGGTGATCCCGCTGCTGCTGGTGGCCACCCTCTGGTACCTGCTGCTGACCACCCTGCTGTCGGTCCTGCAGTACTACCTGGAGCGGCACTTCGCCCGCGGCTCGACCCGCGGCCAGCTGCCGCCCACCCCGCTGGCCCGCCTGCGGGCCAGGCTCTCGCGGCTGCGCACCGCGGTGGACGCGGCGCCGGAGGCGAGGGCGTGA
- a CDS encoding FAD/NAD(P)-binding protein encodes MRTLVIIGAGPRGTGLLERLAANAAELLPTGQRLHIHLVDPHPPGGGRIWRERQSPLLRMNSMAEDVTMFTDESSAIEGPIRPGPSLAQWAADQPSFPPYRPVADPALRAELARLAPTDFATRRAQSAYLDWVFRRAVAELPAPVTLTVHRESALALAGPADGPQRVTLTSGRELMADQVVLTLGHLGSAPDERHAATAAFARRHGRYHLPPAFSSEAELAAVAPGEQLILRGFGLAFVDLVALFTEGRGGRFAYRPDGSAIYHPSGREPVLHVGSRRGVPYHSKTDYRLQGPPAPLPRYFGPATVEELLNRPGPLELRRDAWPLMAKEIGFGYYHELFHAHPERTTLPWAAFLADYDRYGWYQPELAALVERAVPQVADRLDFERLDHPLAGLRFADPEQLQQHLRQYIRADADRRADPAYSADLGAFLALLSLYGQLPRLLAAGRLTARSIAGELDGWWHGFFSFLASGPPGFRLRELLALSEAGVVRFLGADLSVTEDEANGTFVASSPSLPGHRVRATALIEAYLPRHSLQRTEDQVLAQLLRAGRLAEEVVVDPDFTHRSGLLTTDPADGRVLDPALGGAPHPRRLALGPHTNARAFAAFARPRTNAPAFRQNDAAARALLRALAASGPAGSPTTGERMAAGLTTARP; translated from the coding sequence GTGAGGACGCTGGTGATCATCGGCGCCGGGCCGCGCGGCACCGGCCTGTTGGAGCGTCTCGCCGCCAACGCCGCCGAACTGCTCCCGACCGGGCAGCGGTTGCACATCCACCTGGTCGACCCGCACCCGCCCGGCGGTGGCCGGATCTGGCGCGAGCGGCAGTCGCCGCTGCTGCGGATGAACTCGATGGCCGAGGACGTCACGATGTTCACCGACGAGAGCTCGGCCATCGAGGGCCCCATCCGCCCGGGGCCCTCGCTCGCCCAGTGGGCCGCCGACCAGCCGTCCTTCCCGCCCTACCGGCCGGTCGCCGACCCGGCGCTGCGGGCCGAGCTGGCCCGCCTCGCGCCCACCGACTTCGCCACCCGGCGGGCCCAGAGCGCCTATCTGGACTGGGTGTTCCGCCGAGCGGTGGCCGAACTGCCCGCTCCCGTCACGCTCACCGTGCACCGCGAGAGCGCCCTCGCACTGGCGGGCCCCGCCGACGGGCCGCAGCGGGTCACACTGACCTCGGGGCGCGAGCTGATGGCCGACCAAGTCGTACTGACCCTGGGCCACTTGGGCTCCGCGCCGGACGAACGCCACGCCGCCACCGCCGCCTTCGCCCGCCGGCACGGCCGCTACCACCTGCCGCCCGCCTTCTCCTCGGAGGCCGAGCTCGCGGCCGTCGCCCCCGGCGAGCAGCTGATCCTGCGCGGCTTCGGCCTGGCCTTCGTCGACCTGGTGGCCCTGTTCACCGAGGGCCGCGGCGGCCGCTTCGCGTACCGCCCGGACGGCAGCGCGATCTACCACCCCTCGGGCCGCGAGCCGGTGTTGCACGTCGGCTCGCGGCGCGGGGTGCCCTACCACTCGAAGACCGACTACCGCCTGCAGGGCCCGCCCGCCCCGCTGCCGCGCTACTTCGGCCCGGCCACCGTCGAGGAGCTGCTGAACCGCCCGGGACCACTCGAACTACGCAGGGACGCCTGGCCGTTGATGGCCAAGGAGATCGGCTTCGGCTACTACCACGAGCTGTTCCACGCGCACCCCGAGCGCACCACGCTGCCCTGGGCCGCGTTCCTGGCCGACTACGACCGGTACGGCTGGTACCAGCCGGAGTTGGCGGCACTGGTCGAGCGCGCGGTACCGCAGGTGGCCGACCGGCTCGACTTCGAGCGGCTGGACCACCCGCTGGCCGGTCTGCGCTTCGCCGACCCCGAACAACTCCAGCAGCACCTGCGGCAGTACATCCGAGCGGACGCCGACCGCCGCGCCGATCCCGCCTACAGTGCGGACCTGGGCGCCTTCCTGGCGCTGCTCTCGCTCTACGGCCAGCTGCCCCGACTGCTGGCCGCCGGGCGGCTGACCGCCCGCTCGATCGCGGGTGAGCTGGACGGCTGGTGGCACGGCTTCTTCAGCTTCCTGGCCTCCGGTCCACCGGGCTTTCGGCTGCGCGAACTGCTCGCGCTCTCCGAAGCCGGTGTGGTCCGCTTCCTCGGTGCCGACCTGAGCGTCACCGAGGACGAGGCGAACGGCACCTTCGTGGCGAGCAGCCCGAGCCTGCCGGGCCACCGGGTGAGGGCCACCGCGCTGATCGAGGCCTATCTGCCCCGGCACAGCCTGCAACGCACCGAGGACCAGGTGCTGGCCCAACTGCTGCGGGCAGGGCGGCTCGCCGAGGAGGTGGTGGTGGACCCCGACTTCACGCACCGCTCCGGGCTGCTGACCACCGACCCCGCCGACGGCCGGGTGCTCGACCCCGCACTCGGCGGCGCCCCGCACCCGCGCCGCCTGGCGCTCGGCCCGCACACCAACGCCCGCGCCTTCGCCGCCTTCGCCCGTCCGCGCACCAACGCCCCGGCCTTCAGGCAGAACGACGCGGCCGCCCGCGCCCTGCTGCGCGCGCTGGCGGCGTCCGGGCCTGCCGGTTCACCGACGACAGGTGAAAGGATGGCGGCGGGGCTGACGACGGCGCGGCCCTGA
- a CDS encoding FdhF/YdeP family oxidoreductase yields the protein MAKQAPQSDPAQDAPEVGAPQHAAAGLKAVRQSLAMAGEQMSARRTLATLTKVNQHGGFDCPGCAWPEPDKPHTAEFCENGAKAVAEEATERRITRAFFAEHPVAELAGRSGYWLGQQGRLTEPMLLAEGATHYAPIGWDEAFAIIAQELTALDTPDGAAFYTSGRTSNEAAFSYQLFARKLGTNNLPDCSNMCHESSGSALVETLGVGKGSVSLKDLYQADLIIVAGQNPGTNHPRMLSALERAKRAGATIVSVNPLPEAGLERFKNPQHARGLVGGGTKLTDLFLQIRLGGDLALFRALNQLILAADGGVDEAFIAEHCHGYEEFAAEAKSTDRQQVLAATGLPWEQIEQLAELVLKSQKVIVCWAMGLTQHKHSVPTIREVVNFLLLRGNVGRPGAGVCPVRGHSNVQGDRTMGIFERPAPAFLDALEREFDFRPPREHGFDAVESIRAMRDGRVKVFFAMGGNFVAATPDTEVTEAAMRNCRLTVQVSTKLNRSHLVTGARALILPTLGRTDRDRTERGDQFVTVEDSMGMVHSSQGRLRPPAPGILSETAIVCRLARAALGPADPTPWEEFAADYGTIRERIAKVVPGFSDFNTRIKAPGGFALPHGPRDTRTFPTTTGKANFTVNTLTAPEVPAGRLLLQTLRSHDQYNTTVYGLDDRYRGITGGRRVVLVNPLDAAELGLTEGGYVDLVSEWRDGVERRAPRFKVVHYPVARGGAAAYYPETNVLVPLDSTAEISNTPTSKAVLIRFEADSAA from the coding sequence ATGGCCAAGCAGGCTCCGCAGAGCGACCCGGCGCAGGACGCCCCCGAGGTCGGTGCCCCGCAGCACGCGGCCGCCGGCCTGAAGGCCGTACGGCAGAGCCTGGCGATGGCGGGCGAGCAGATGAGCGCGCGCCGCACCCTGGCCACCCTGACCAAGGTCAACCAGCACGGCGGCTTCGACTGCCCCGGCTGCGCCTGGCCGGAGCCGGACAAGCCGCACACCGCCGAGTTCTGCGAGAACGGCGCCAAGGCGGTGGCCGAGGAGGCCACCGAGCGGCGGATCACCCGCGCCTTCTTCGCCGAACACCCGGTGGCCGAACTGGCCGGGCGCTCCGGCTACTGGCTCGGCCAGCAGGGTCGGCTCACCGAGCCGATGCTGCTGGCCGAAGGCGCCACCCACTACGCGCCGATCGGCTGGGACGAGGCCTTCGCGATCATCGCGCAGGAGCTGACCGCGCTGGATACCCCCGACGGCGCCGCCTTCTACACCTCGGGCCGCACCAGCAACGAGGCCGCCTTCAGCTACCAGCTCTTCGCCCGCAAGCTGGGCACCAACAACCTGCCGGACTGCTCCAACATGTGCCACGAGTCCTCGGGTTCGGCGCTGGTGGAGACCCTCGGGGTGGGCAAGGGCAGCGTCAGCCTCAAGGACCTCTACCAGGCCGACCTGATCATCGTGGCGGGCCAGAACCCGGGCACCAACCACCCCCGGATGCTCTCCGCGCTGGAGCGGGCCAAGCGGGCCGGCGCCACCATCGTCAGCGTCAACCCGCTGCCGGAGGCGGGCCTTGAGCGGTTCAAGAACCCGCAGCACGCGCGCGGCCTGGTCGGCGGCGGCACCAAGCTGACCGACCTGTTCCTGCAGATCCGGCTCGGCGGCGACCTCGCGCTGTTCCGCGCGCTCAACCAGCTGATCCTGGCCGCCGACGGCGGTGTCGACGAAGCCTTCATCGCCGAGCACTGCCACGGCTACGAGGAGTTCGCCGCCGAGGCGAAGTCGACGGACCGTCAGCAGGTGCTCGCCGCCACCGGATTGCCCTGGGAGCAGATCGAGCAGCTGGCCGAACTCGTCCTGAAGTCGCAGAAGGTCATCGTCTGCTGGGCGATGGGCCTGACCCAGCACAAGCATTCGGTGCCGACCATCCGCGAGGTGGTCAACTTCCTGCTGCTGCGCGGCAATGTGGGCCGCCCCGGGGCCGGCGTCTGCCCGGTGCGCGGGCACAGCAACGTGCAGGGCGACCGCACCATGGGCATCTTCGAGCGCCCGGCCCCCGCCTTCCTGGACGCGCTGGAGCGGGAGTTCGACTTCCGGCCGCCGCGCGAGCACGGCTTCGACGCGGTGGAGTCGATCCGGGCGATGCGCGACGGACGGGTCAAGGTCTTCTTCGCGATGGGCGGCAACTTCGTCGCGGCCACCCCGGACACCGAGGTCACCGAGGCCGCGATGCGCAACTGCCGACTGACCGTGCAGGTCTCCACCAAGCTCAACCGCTCGCACCTGGTCACCGGCGCCCGGGCGCTGATCCTGCCGACCCTGGGGCGCACCGACCGCGATCGCACCGAGCGGGGCGACCAGTTCGTCACCGTCGAGGACTCGATGGGCATGGTGCACTCCTCGCAGGGGCGGCTGCGCCCGCCGGCACCCGGCATCCTCTCCGAGACGGCCATCGTCTGCCGACTGGCCCGTGCGGCGCTCGGCCCGGCGGACCCGACCCCGTGGGAGGAGTTCGCCGCCGACTACGGCACCATCCGCGAGAGGATCGCCAAGGTGGTGCCGGGCTTCAGCGACTTCAACACCAGGATCAAGGCGCCGGGCGGCTTCGCACTGCCGCACGGCCCGCGCGACACCCGCACCTTCCCCACCACCACAGGCAAGGCCAACTTCACCGTCAACACACTGACCGCCCCCGAGGTCCCCGCCGGGCGGCTGCTGCTGCAGACACTGCGCTCGCACGATCAGTACAACACCACCGTCTACGGCCTGGACGACCGCTACCGGGGCATCACCGGCGGGCGCCGAGTGGTGCTGGTCAACCCGCTGGACGCGGCCGAGCTGGGCCTGACCGAGGGCGGCTACGTCGACCTGGTCAGCGAGTGGCGCGACGGGGTGGAGCGACGCGCCCCGCGCTTCAAGGTGGTGCACTACCCGGTCGCCCGGGGCGGCGCGGCCGCCTACTACCCGGAGACCAACGTGCTGGTCCCGCTCGACTCGACGGCCGAGATCAGCAACACCCCCACCTCGAAGGCCGTGCTGATCCGCTTCGAGGCGGACTCGGCGGCCTGA
- a CDS encoding C40 family peptidase, translated as MRAVRREQLVGGQPWLRAALRCGAVLAMAALALPLAGQTAFAATEPPPSTASPSTASPSTAAAAGGPAGAPASPDADPLAQAKATLGPLLDKIHLLYQNAETATEQYNATVQQLADRQSTVAAVNAKLDAQQKLVDQSIDVASELASEQYRNGDLSGFGELLLTNDPYQAAHLAALLSAASRSQAAFIAQLKSDQAALTQLKKQSGDAVDSSKALLAQQDQNKADIARQLATVEQLVSSLTGAQQNELQQLEQNQVDQAQLAFLASGALGQGERTPSAAGRQAVAFALAQLGKPYLWGAIGPDTYDCSGLTSQAWLHAGVQIPRTSQDQWAQLQHVPLNQLRPGDLVVYYESAEHIAMYIGGGLVVQAPHAGTVVRVSPIGMAPILGAVRPDPQNASDDKGGAWKVPATLQDAETITPIAPGQGTAPGLPSEPPLPPQLPVVPIIPPTPPASPSAGSKPAPAGPAPAGPSPAGPSPSGASPSGATSSPSGSGSAAPSGSANPSAPPSGSASPTGSGSASPTSSPSGSVSGSPAPSGTPSASPSGTAPATGSPSPSSSGNPSH; from the coding sequence ATGCGAGCCGTGCGGCGCGAACAGTTGGTCGGAGGTCAGCCGTGGCTGCGGGCCGCGCTGCGCTGCGGTGCGGTGCTGGCGATGGCGGCCCTGGCGCTGCCACTGGCCGGTCAGACGGCCTTCGCGGCCACCGAGCCACCACCGTCCACCGCGTCACCGTCCACTGCTTCACCGTCCACCGCCGCTGCGGCGGGCGGCCCCGCAGGTGCCCCCGCCTCGCCCGACGCCGACCCGCTGGCCCAGGCCAAGGCGACGCTCGGTCCGCTGCTCGACAAGATCCACCTGCTCTACCAGAACGCCGAGACCGCCACCGAGCAGTACAACGCCACCGTCCAACAGCTGGCCGACCGGCAGAGCACCGTGGCCGCCGTCAACGCGAAGCTCGACGCCCAGCAGAAGCTGGTCGACCAGAGCATCGACGTCGCCTCGGAGCTCGCCTCCGAGCAGTACCGCAACGGCGACCTCTCCGGCTTCGGCGAGCTGCTGCTGACCAACGACCCCTACCAGGCCGCCCACCTCGCCGCGCTGCTGTCCGCCGCGAGCCGTTCGCAGGCCGCCTTCATCGCCCAGCTCAAGAGCGACCAGGCGGCCCTGACGCAGCTGAAGAAGCAGTCCGGCGACGCGGTCGACAGCAGCAAGGCGCTGCTCGCCCAGCAGGACCAGAACAAGGCCGACATCGCCCGCCAGCTGGCCACCGTCGAGCAGCTGGTCAGCTCGCTCACCGGCGCCCAGCAGAACGAGTTGCAGCAGCTGGAGCAGAACCAGGTCGACCAGGCCCAGTTGGCCTTCCTGGCCTCCGGCGCGCTCGGTCAGGGCGAGCGCACCCCCTCCGCGGCGGGACGGCAGGCGGTGGCCTTCGCACTCGCGCAGCTCGGCAAGCCGTACCTGTGGGGCGCCATCGGGCCCGACACCTACGACTGCTCCGGCCTGACCTCGCAGGCCTGGCTGCACGCGGGCGTGCAGATCCCGCGCACCAGCCAGGACCAGTGGGCCCAGTTGCAGCACGTCCCGCTGAACCAGCTGCGCCCCGGTGACCTGGTGGTCTACTACGAGAGCGCCGAGCACATCGCGATGTACATCGGCGGTGGGCTGGTCGTGCAGGCCCCGCACGCCGGCACGGTCGTGCGGGTCTCGCCGATCGGGATGGCGCCGATCCTGGGCGCGGTGCGCCCCGATCCGCAGAACGCCTCGGACGACAAGGGCGGCGCCTGGAAGGTGCCCGCCACGCTGCAGGACGCGGAGACGATCACGCCGATCGCGCCAGGGCAGGGCACCGCACCCGGGCTGCCGAGCGAGCCGCCGCTGCCCCCGCAGCTGCCGGTGGTGCCGATCATCCCGCCGACGCCGCCGGCTTCGCCGTCCGCCGGGTCGAAGCCTGCGCCCGCGGGGCCCGCGCCCGCAGGGCCGTCGCCCGCCGGGCCTTCGCCGTCCGGAGCCTCGCCCTCCGGCGCCACGTCGTCGCCGTCCGGGTCGGGCTCGGCCGCGCCCTCGGGGAGCGCCAACCCGTCCGCCCCGCCCTCGGGCTCCGCCTCGCCCACGGGCAGTGGCTCGGCCTCCCCGACCTCCTCGCCCTCGGGGTCGGTCTCGGGCAGCCCCGCGCCCTCGGGCACCCCTTCGGCCTCGCCGTCGGGCACCGCACCGGCGACCGGTTCGCCGAGCCCCTCGTCCTCGGGCAACCCCTCGCACTGA
- a CDS encoding inorganic phosphate transporter, producing MEHITFLVAVVIVTALAFDFTNGFHDTANAMATSIATGALRPKIAVAISAVLNFAGAFLSVKVASTISGGIVNEKAGIHPAVIFAALVGAILWNLLTWLRGLPSSSSHALYGGLIGATIVGVGFDGVNFSTVVTKILIPAIASPIVAGLAAWGATKMAYLITKRGNEKTTTKGFKTGQIFSASLVSLAHGTNDAQKTMGIITLTLVSVGALPKHALPPTWVIASAGLAIALGTYSGGWRIIRSMGKGLTDVQAPQGFAAESATTAVILTSSHMGYGLSTTQVVSGGIMGAGLGGPKAQVHWSMARRMVYTWGLTMPAAAVVAGAAAYVANQGTWGVVLVGAALVAGSGSMWLISRRQPVTASNVNDLPQDAESTELPVLPELSELSELSDVTPVAPPTVPGTPATPPTTVAAA from the coding sequence ATGGAACACATCACGTTCCTGGTGGCGGTAGTGATCGTCACGGCTCTCGCCTTCGACTTCACGAACGGCTTCCACGACACTGCCAACGCGATGGCCACCTCCATCGCCACCGGCGCGCTGCGGCCCAAGATCGCCGTTGCCATCTCCGCGGTCCTCAACTTCGCCGGCGCCTTCCTGTCCGTGAAGGTGGCCAGCACCATCTCGGGCGGCATCGTCAACGAGAAGGCCGGCATCCACCCGGCGGTGATCTTCGCCGCGCTGGTCGGCGCCATCCTCTGGAACCTGCTGACCTGGCTGCGCGGCCTGCCCTCCAGCTCCTCGCACGCGCTGTACGGCGGTCTGATCGGCGCCACCATCGTCGGAGTCGGCTTCGACGGCGTGAACTTCAGCACCGTGGTCACCAAGATCCTGATCCCGGCCATCGCCTCCCCGATCGTGGCCGGCCTGGCCGCCTGGGGCGCCACCAAGATGGCCTACCTGATCACCAAGCGGGGCAACGAGAAGACCACCACCAAGGGCTTCAAGACCGGCCAGATCTTCTCCGCCTCGCTGGTCTCGCTGGCCCACGGCACCAACGACGCCCAGAAGACCATGGGCATCATCACCCTCACCCTGGTCTCGGTCGGCGCGCTGCCCAAGCACGCGCTGCCGCCCACCTGGGTGATCGCCAGCGCCGGTCTGGCCATCGCGCTGGGCACCTACAGCGGCGGCTGGCGGATCATCCGCAGCATGGGCAAGGGCCTGACCGACGTCCAGGCGCCCCAGGGCTTCGCCGCCGAGAGCGCGACCACCGCGGTGATCCTGACCTCCTCGCACATGGGCTACGGCCTGTCCACCACCCAGGTGGTCTCCGGCGGCATCATGGGCGCGGGCCTGGGTGGCCCCAAGGCTCAGGTGCACTGGAGCATGGCCCGCCGCATGGTCTACACCTGGGGCCTGACGATGCCCGCCGCCGCCGTGGTGGCCGGTGCGGCCGCCTACGTCGCCAACCAGGGCACCTGGGGCGTGGTGCTGGTCGGCGCCGCGCTGGTGGCCGGCTCCGGCAGCATGTGGCTGATCTCGCGCCGCCAGCCGGTGACCGCGAGCAACGTCAACGACCTCCCGCAGGACGCCGAGAGCACCGAACTCCCGGTCCTCCCGGAGCTCTCGGAGCTCTCGGAGCTCTCGGACGTCACCCCGGTGGCGCCGCCGACCGTGCCCGGCACGCCCGCCACTCCGCCCACCACCGTCGCCGCCGCCTGA
- a CDS encoding MDR family MFS transporter, giving the protein MTSSQPAHRRHHGAADPDRPMTHREILEALSGLLLGLFVAVLSSTIVSNALPTILNDLHGGESAYTWVITAALLSLTASTPIWGKLSDLVSKKLLVQLALVIYIVSSTLAGLSQNTSELIACRVLQGLGAGGVVALGQICLAAMVPPRERGRYSGYFGAVFALATIGGPLIGGVIVDTGWLGWRWCFYVGIPFSVIAIIVLQRTLHLPVVKRKAKIDYLGAVLVAGAVSLLMVWVTLAGKNYAWGSWQTVAMVGGGLLLAALFVLTERRAAEPIMPLTLFRHRTVSLAAVASAFVGIGMYGATTFLSQYFQLAKEKTPTMAGIMTLPMILGLAVSSAVAGRMITKYGKWKAYLVAGTFLLALGFLLLGTARADTSYGLLSLYMAATGVGLGLTSQNLVLAVQNTVTAKELGTASSTVTFFRTMGGAMGVSALGALLGTRVTHYLTQNLAAAHIPPAGAAALGGGDLPDLHTLPAPLVPLVTDAFGHGIGTVFLVAAPFAAVAFLVVLLIREVPLRTAATPAATPAPAEAQPVGESA; this is encoded by the coding sequence ATGACCAGCAGCCAGCCGGCCCATCGCCGTCACCACGGCGCCGCCGACCCCGACCGCCCGATGACGCACCGCGAGATTCTCGAAGCGCTCTCCGGGCTGCTGCTCGGCCTCTTCGTGGCGGTCCTCTCCTCGACCATCGTCTCCAACGCGCTGCCCACCATCCTCAACGACCTGCACGGCGGCGAGTCCGCCTACACCTGGGTGATCACCGCGGCGCTGCTCTCGCTGACCGCGTCCACCCCGATCTGGGGCAAGCTCTCCGACCTGGTCAGCAAGAAGCTGCTGGTGCAGCTCGCGCTGGTGATCTACATCGTCTCCTCCACCCTGGCCGGACTCTCGCAGAACACCAGCGAGCTGATCGCCTGCCGGGTGCTGCAGGGCCTGGGCGCCGGCGGCGTGGTGGCGCTCGGCCAGATCTGCCTGGCGGCGATGGTCCCGCCGCGCGAACGCGGCCGCTACAGCGGCTACTTCGGCGCCGTCTTCGCGCTGGCCACCATCGGGGGGCCGCTGATCGGCGGCGTCATCGTGGACACCGGCTGGCTGGGCTGGCGTTGGTGCTTCTACGTCGGCATCCCGTTCTCGGTGATCGCCATCATCGTGCTCCAGCGCACCCTGCACCTGCCGGTGGTGAAGCGGAAGGCGAAGATCGACTACCTCGGTGCGGTGCTGGTCGCCGGCGCGGTCAGCCTGCTGATGGTCTGGGTCACGCTGGCCGGCAAGAACTACGCCTGGGGCTCCTGGCAGACCGTGGCGATGGTCGGTGGCGGGCTGCTGCTGGCCGCGCTGTTCGTCCTGACGGAGCGCCGGGCGGCCGAGCCGATCATGCCGCTCACCCTGTTCCGCCACCGCACGGTGAGCCTGGCGGCCGTGGCCAGCGCCTTCGTCGGCATCGGGATGTACGGCGCCACCACCTTCCTGAGCCAGTACTTCCAGCTGGCCAAGGAGAAGACGCCGACCATGGCCGGCATCATGACGTTGCCGATGATCCTGGGCCTGGCCGTCTCCTCGGCCGTTGCCGGGCGGATGATCACCAAGTACGGCAAGTGGAAGGCCTACCTGGTGGCCGGTACCTTCCTGCTCGCGCTCGGCTTCCTGCTGCTCGGCACCGCCCGGGCCGACACGAGCTACGGCCTGCTCTCGCTCTACATGGCGGCCACCGGCGTGGGCCTCGGCCTGACCTCCCAGAACCTGGTGCTGGCGGTGCAGAACACCGTCACGGCCAAGGAGCTGGGCACGGCCAGCTCGACCGTCACCTTCTTCCGCACCATGGGCGGCGCGATGGGCGTCTCCGCGCTGGGCGCGCTGCTCGGCACCCGGGTGACGCACTACCTGACCCAGAACCTGGCCGCCGCGCACATCCCGCCGGCCGGCGCCGCCGCACTGGGCGGCGGCGACCTGCCGGACCTGCACACGCTGCCCGCGCCGCTGGTCCCGCTGGTCACCGACGCCTTCGGACACGGGATCGGCACCGTCTTCCTGGTGGCCGCGCCGTTCGCGGCGGTGGCCTTCCTGGTGGTGCTGCTGATCCGCGAGGTGCCGCTGCGCACGGCCGCGACACCGGCCGCCACACCCGCGCCCGCCGAGGCGCAGCCGGTCGGCGAGTCGGCTTAG